One window from the genome of Dermacentor silvarum isolate Dsil-2018 chromosome 5, BIME_Dsil_1.4, whole genome shotgun sequence encodes:
- the LOC119453672 gene encoding NPC intracellular cholesterol transporter 2, giving the protein MARASVCSVALGLLLVAGYSVAALDVLTPEKCGGDFKEVRVSSCPQVPCNFERGKTVRIEVDFTPEASFDKLQATFKGELTPGTWLPMPGFKKNACAKSGLQCPLEAGKQYTFAKEISVLPSFPTLQVKSEIRLKAGNGTTIFCFYVPVKIV; this is encoded by the exons ATGGCTCGTGCTTCGGTGTGTTCCGTTGCTTTGGGTCTCCTGCTCGTCGCCGGCTACTCAGTCGCTGCTCTCGACGTCCTCACGCCAGAGAAGTGCG GAGGCGACTTCAAGGAagtgcgagtgagctcgtgcccACAGGTGCCCTGCAACTTCGAGAGAGGAAAGACCGTCCGCATAGAAGTGGACTTCACACCTG AGGCCAGCTTTGACAAACTTCAGGCGACGTTCAAAGGGGAGCTGACACCCGGCACCTGGCTCCCCATGCCGGGCTTCAAGAAAAACGCCTGCGCAAAAAGTGGTCTACAGTGTCCTCTGGAAGCTGGAAAGCAGTACACGTTTGCCAAGGAGATTTCAGTACTGCCATCATTCCCTACG CTTCAAGTCAAATCGGAAATTCGCCTGAAGGCAGGCAACGGCACGACGATCTTCTGTTTCTACGTGCCCGTGAAAATTGTCTGA